One stretch of Zingiber officinale cultivar Zhangliang chromosome 6B, Zo_v1.1, whole genome shotgun sequence DNA includes these proteins:
- the LOC121990353 gene encoding B3 domain-containing protein Os03g0120900-like: MEFNSRARSDGFYLINDDQESKHDPSSVTNSLQPYASSSSAPLQWQVGPTTAGVAGRADQERANYSFFLENKEHMFDKVVTPSDVGKLNRLVIPKQHAEKYFPLNPASNEKGMLLSFDDRTGKSWRFRYSYWNSSQSYVMTKGWSRFVKEKRLDAGDVVSFGRGVGDDPGDRGNLYIDWRRRPENQHHVGRIPRLPPSFVGVTSLAARSPLTPWGGGARFFVPPAAASYDHHNRASPYGYQTSPGHFLFFGSPMAAGGPPRTPQPQLGVPSVVLNSLPLGRNQAAAAAKRVRLFGVNLDCCAESDGACNAAAGQFLGDLSATSSTTAPRLSTFTQRFIPFLEEPSQASSSPSAHEEHHLTLDLDL, encoded by the coding sequence ATGGAGTTCAATTCGAGAGCAAGATCAGATGGCTTTTACTTGATCAACGATGATCAGGAGTCGAAGCATGATCCTTCCTCGGTTACTAATAGTTTACAACCATATGCTTCCTCCTCTTCTGCGCCGCTCCAATGGCAGGTCGGTCCGACAACCGCCGGCGTAGCAGGACGGGCTGATCAAGAGAGGGCTAATTATAGCTTCTTCTTGGAGAATAAGGAGCACATGTTCGACAAGGTGGTGACGCCGAGCGACGTGGGGAAGCTGAACAGGCTGGTGATCCCCAAGCAGCACGCGGAGAAGTACTTCCCGCTGAATCCGGCGAGCAACGAGAAAGGGATGCTGCTGAGCTTCGATGACCGGACGGGGAAGTCGTGGCGCTTCCGCTACTCCTACTGGAACAGCAGCCAGAGCTACGTGATGACCAAGGGCTGGAGCCGCTTCGTGAAGGAGAAGCGCCTAGACGCCGGGGACGTCGTCTCCTTCGGCCGCGGCGTCGGAGACGACCCTGGCGACAGGGGAAACCTCTACATCGACTGGCGGCGGCGCCCGGAAAACCAGCACCACGTCGGCCGGATCCCACGCCTGCCGCCCTCTTTCGTGGGTGTGACGTCATTGGCAGCGAGGTCGCCGCTGACACCCTGGGGCGGCGGCGCCCGGTTCTTCGTCCCTCCGGCGGCAGCTTCTTACGACCACCACAACCGGGCGTCGCCGTACGGATACCAGACCTCTCCCGGTCATTTCCTCTTTTTCGGGTCTCCGATGGCTGCCGGCGGTCCGCCACGGACACCGCAACCGCAGCTCGGGGTCCCATCGGTGGTTCTCAATTCGCTTCCGCTGGGTCGGAACCAGGCGGCCGCAGCAGCCAAGCGCGTGAGGCTGTTCGGAGTCAACCTCGACTGCTGCGCCGAATCTGACGGCGCCTGCAATGCTGCAGCCGGCCAATTCCTCGGCGATCTATCAGCGACTAGCAGTACTACCGCACCGCGGTTGTCGACTTTTACGCAGCGATTCATCCCGTTCCTCGAGGAGCCCTCGCAAGCCTCTTCGTCGCCGTCGGCGCACGAAGAACACCACTTGACATTGGACCTTGACTTGTGA